From one Danio rerio strain Tuebingen ecotype United States chromosome 19, GRCz12tu, whole genome shotgun sequence genomic stretch:
- the si:ch73-281i18.3 gene encoding uncharacterized protein si:ch73-281i18.3 isoform X3, with protein sequence MKRTRKSDAGAQKDVKTSTQVNGRVTDSVIQKNPSEALQTGATNQSPMNSLSWDAAPVINGAPPTKHQNGLSSNGDAADFEEIIKLSNHSGNSGQSQPADPIMAFEGGEPFMMKAGPMKPQHVAEVL encoded by the exons ATGAAGAGGACTCGTAAGAGTGACGCAGGAGCACag AAAGATGTTAAAACTTCAACTCAAGTGAATGGCAGAGTCACTGACAGCG TAATACAGAAAAATCCGTCAGAAGCTCTTCAAACTGGTGCGACAAACCAATCACCAATGAA CTCTCTGTCCTGGGACGCAGCACCGGTCATTAACGGAGCTCCGCCcactaagcatcagaatggacTGTCCTCCAATGGAGACGCAGCAGACTTTGAGGAGATAATCAAGCTGTCCAATCACAGTGGGAACAGTGGGCAGAGTCAACCGGCTGACCCAATCATGGCCTTCGAGGGAGGAGAACCGTTCATGATGAAGGCGGGGCCTATGAAACCTCAACATGTGGCAG
- the si:ch73-281i18.3 gene encoding uncharacterized protein si:ch73-281i18.3 isoform X2 translates to MLDNRYKREEAESKAREKAEKQRIEREKHFQKEELECLERKKRLEEIMKRTRKSDAGAQKDVKTSTQVNGRVTDSVIQKNPSEALQTGATNQSPMNSLSWDAAPVINGAPPTKHQNGLSSNGDAADFEEIIKLSNHSGNSGQSQPADPIMAFEGGEPFMMKAGPMKPQHVAEVL, encoded by the exons ATGCTTGATAACAGATATAAG CGAGAAGAGGCTGAATCCAAAGCCCGAGAGAAAGCAGAGAAACAGAGGATCGAACGAGAGAAACACTTCCAGAAGGAGGAGCTGGAATGCTTGGAAAGAAAGAAG cgTCTGGAAGAAATCATGAAGAGGACTCGTAAGAGTGACGCAGGAGCACag AAAGATGTTAAAACTTCAACTCAAGTGAATGGCAGAGTCACTGACAGCG TAATACAGAAAAATCCGTCAGAAGCTCTTCAAACTGGTGCGACAAACCAATCACCAATGAA CTCTCTGTCCTGGGACGCAGCACCGGTCATTAACGGAGCTCCGCCcactaagcatcagaatggacTGTCCTCCAATGGAGACGCAGCAGACTTTGAGGAGATAATCAAGCTGTCCAATCACAGTGGGAACAGTGGGCAGAGTCAACCGGCTGACCCAATCATGGCCTTCGAGGGAGGAGAACCGTTCATGATGAAGGCGGGGCCTATGAAACCTCAACATGTGGCAG
- the si:ch73-281i18.3 gene encoding uncharacterized protein si:ch73-281i18.3 isoform X1, protein MTGENRILMSDRESPQKLLSACISFDEYYLLELQVLPQVFPSGVSRQICLRKREEAESKAREKAEKQRIEREKHFQKEELECLERKKRLEEIMKRTRKSDAGAQKDVKTSTQVNGRVTDSVIQKNPSEALQTGATNQSPMNSLSWDAAPVINGAPPTKHQNGLSSNGDAADFEEIIKLSNHSGNSGQSQPADPIMAFEGGEPFMMKAGPMKPQHVAEVL, encoded by the exons ATGACAGGAGAGAACAGGATACTAATGAGTGACAGAGAGAGTCCACAAAAACTGCTCTCCGCttgcatttcatttgatgaaTATTATCTTTTAGAGCTTCAAGTCTTGCCTCAGGTTTTTCCCTCAGGTGTTTCTCGTCAGATTTGTCTTAGAAAG CGAGAAGAGGCTGAATCCAAAGCCCGAGAGAAAGCAGAGAAACAGAGGATCGAACGAGAGAAACACTTCCAGAAGGAGGAGCTGGAATGCTTGGAAAGAAAGAAG cgTCTGGAAGAAATCATGAAGAGGACTCGTAAGAGTGACGCAGGAGCACag AAAGATGTTAAAACTTCAACTCAAGTGAATGGCAGAGTCACTGACAGCG TAATACAGAAAAATCCGTCAGAAGCTCTTCAAACTGGTGCGACAAACCAATCACCAATGAA CTCTCTGTCCTGGGACGCAGCACCGGTCATTAACGGAGCTCCGCCcactaagcatcagaatggacTGTCCTCCAATGGAGACGCAGCAGACTTTGAGGAGATAATCAAGCTGTCCAATCACAGTGGGAACAGTGGGCAGAGTCAACCGGCTGACCCAATCATGGCCTTCGAGGGAGGAGAACCGTTCATGATGAAGGCGGGGCCTATGAAACCTCAACATGTGGCAG